From the genome of Roseivivax sp. THAF197b:
TGGCCGCGCATCCCGACGTCTTCGAGGGCGTGCGCGGGTCCGGATTCATGCTCGGTCTCAAGTGTCATGCGGCGAACACGGATATCGTGAGTGCCGGGATCGCCGAGGGCGTGCTGACCGTGCCTGCTGCCGACAACGTGGTGCGCCTGTTGCCGCCGCTCACGCTCAGCGAAGACGAGATCGCGGAGGCGGTGCAGCGCCTCGATCGTGCGGCCCTGTCGCTCGAGACCGAAACCGCCTGACCCTGTTAGTCCCGGCCGCGCCTGCGACGGCGCCCGGCCCATTGCGAAAAGCCAAGTTCATGAACCATTTCCTCGACATCCACAAAACCGACCCCGCCGATCTGCGGGGCATGATCGACGCCGCACGCAGCATCAAGACCGCGCGGAACGGCGCGCCCAAGGCCACGCCCGATGCGGAGCAGCCGCTTGCGGGTCACATGGTTGCGCTGATCTTCGAGAAGCCGTCGACGCGGACGCGGGTCTCCTTCGACGTGGGCGTGCGCCAGATGGGCGGCGAGACCATGGTGCTGTCTGGCGGCGATCTGCAGCTGGGTCACGGCGAGACCATCGCCGACACGGCGCGCGTGCTGTCGCGCTTCGTCGATCTGATCATGATCCGGACCTTCGATGAAAGCGTGCTGACCGAGATGGCGGAATTCGCCAGCGTGCCCGTCATCAACGGGCTGACCGACCGCACCCATCCCTGCCAGATCATGGCCGACATCCTGACCTTCGAGGAGCATCGCGGTCCCATCGCAGGCAAGAAAGTGGTCTGGTCGGGCGACGGCAACAATGTCTGCGCCTCGTGGCTGCATGCGGCGGCGCAGTTCGGGTTCGACTTCACCTTCACCGGGCCTGTGCAGCTTGATCCGGAGATGGAATTCGTGGGGCTTGCGCGGAACAAGGGCGTCAACGTCACGATCGAGCGCGATCCTCACAAGGCGGTGGAGGGCGCGGATCTCGTGATCACGGACACCTGGGTATCGATGCATGATGCGCAATCGGCGCGCGAGCGGCGGCACAACATGCTGCGGCCCTACCAGGTCAATCGCGACCTGATGGCGGGGGCGAAGTCCGATGCGCTGTTCATGCATTGCCTGCCCGCCCATCGCGAGGAAGAGGTGACCTCGGAGGTCATGGATGGGCCGAATTCGGTCATCTGGGACGAGGCGGAAAACCGGTTGCACGCGCAGAAGGCCATCATGCGGTGGTGCCTCGGGGCGTGAGCAAGGGCAGGATTTTAGATAAAATCCTGCGCGCGTGGCGGTCGTGACGCGCCTGCCCATCGAAGAGGCGATCCCGGATCTGATCGCGGCCCTCCGCGCGCGCAGTCGTGCCGTGTTGCAAGCCCCGCCGGGGGCGGGCAAGACCACCCGCGTGCCGCTGGCAATGCTGGAGGCGGGGCTGACGGATGGCACGATCCTGATGCTCGAGCCGCGCAGGTTGGCGGCACGCGCGGCGGCCGAACGCATGGCCGAGACGCTGGGCGAGCCGGTCGGGCAGACGGTGGGCTACCGCATTCGCGGCGAGGCGAAAGTGGGGCGCGCGACGCGGATCGAGGTCGTGACCGAGGGGATCCTGACCCGCCGGTTGCAATCGGACCCGGAACTCGTGGGAGTTGGCGCGGTGCTTTTCGACGAA
Proteins encoded in this window:
- the argF gene encoding ornithine carbamoyltransferase, with translation MNHFLDIHKTDPADLRGMIDAARSIKTARNGAPKATPDAEQPLAGHMVALIFEKPSTRTRVSFDVGVRQMGGETMVLSGGDLQLGHGETIADTARVLSRFVDLIMIRTFDESVLTEMAEFASVPVINGLTDRTHPCQIMADILTFEEHRGPIAGKKVVWSGDGNNVCASWLHAAAQFGFDFTFTGPVQLDPEMEFVGLARNKGVNVTIERDPHKAVEGADLVITDTWVSMHDAQSARERRHNMLRPYQVNRDLMAGAKSDALFMHCLPAHREEEVTSEVMDGPNSVIWDEAENRLHAQKAIMRWCLGA